The following are encoded together in the Synergistaceae bacterium genome:
- a CDS encoding InlB B-repeat-containing protein has translation MRTVTFDLQGHGSAIEAVSLLSGYKLVEPTEPTAEGWSFGGWYTDEDFTDGNEWDFDSSVTSDMTLYALWTQGQMYRVTLPENMIIVSADNAAVGGKYPSGTNIRFKAAPDYVVDGDVKNGTETLTADEDGIYTVALGNADITITATIKKAAEPNKTLSGSESYTAQNGDVLTGSTSGTVTIPDGASITLSDVSIGGGIVCNGTATITLVGTNSATGATQKAGIEVGGENTTLTIKGNGSLTATGGQHSAGIGLSRAWDPANDVIGGDIIIEGGTITANGGYWGAGIGTGVIYGNGSAKTARLGNITIKGGTVKATGGTDADGIGTGYTYSPCTNAIGTVTVYDGIDKVDASSIKDFTSVVYMHSETNVTANKTDYFTISEDGDRRVITQKHYTITVAGGIENGRVTAGKSGAVEGDTVTLTITPVDGYSIGTVSYNDTEITANNGVYSFTMPAVSVTISVTFTPIPYTITYNLDGGSLADGVSNPASYTVEDTPITLTNPAKDGYTFKGWTGTDLTEATQTVTIAQGSTGNRAYSAVWEQNGGTSPESGAPKFKYQALVLDGKIAVRFAMDLSSLDETVRSGSYMMFDISGDRTSNNRKPFYETDSFTDGTGKYYYFDCGIKSIEMANNIRAEFYYGDGLVVSKDYTARQYLNDMLADEKYAGNDDYSVAVRNLMKAIKDYGHYAQLMLSAYRGWSLGGDYAPIENENTYASSDVTLVNSIKSATEQYAFRKTISGSDIEEVTFSLALDSYTTINVLVNSASEVTASLKNGGGLQVVPQDNNRYLIELDNIPAHELTKTFDVVINAGNSSCEVNVSAMSYVYAVLTDSTDYAYEPELAAALYKYYEANQAYRTAAGYSD, from the coding sequence ATGAGAACCGTAACCTTTGACCTTCAAGGGCACGGCTCTGCTATTGAAGCGGTAAGCCTGTTAAGCGGCTATAAGCTGGTTGAACCGACTGAGCCGACAGCCGAGGGCTGGAGCTTTGGCGGATGGTACACCGATGAGGACTTCACGGATGGTAATGAGTGGGACTTTGACAGCAGCGTTACTTCTGATATGACGCTGTACGCACTGTGGACGCAGGGGCAGATGTATCGTGTAACTCTGCCTGAGAATATGATTATCGTCAGTGCTGACAATGCGGCGGTCGGCGGTAAATATCCGTCAGGTACAAATATCAGATTCAAGGCTGCGCCGGATTATGTGGTTGACGGCGACGTAAAGAATGGAACTGAAACGCTGACCGCAGACGAAGACGGTATTTATACTGTAGCTTTAGGAAATGCAGACATCACCATTACCGCCACGATAAAGAAAGCTGCTGAACCGAACAAGACCCTTTCGGGAAGCGAGAGTTATACGGCACAGAACGGCGACGTGCTGACAGGTTCGACCTCCGGCACGGTAACGATTCCCGACGGAGCAAGCATTACGCTTTCCGATGTGAGCATTGGCGGCGGCATAGTCTGCAACGGCACGGCTACGATTACCCTCGTCGGTACGAACAGTGCGACGGGCGCAACCCAAAAGGCAGGTATCGAGGTCGGCGGAGAGAACACAACGCTCACTATCAAGGGCAACGGCTCGCTGACGGCAACCGGCGGCCAACATTCAGCAGGGATCGGCCTTAGTCGTGCTTGGGATCCTGCCAATGATGTCATCGGCGGCGATATTATCATCGAGGGCGGAACTATCACTGCAAACGGCGGCTATTGGGGCGCAGGTATCGGCACGGGCGTTATCTATGGTAACGGCAGCGCGAAGACCGCAAGACTCGGCAACATCACCATCAAGGGCGGCACGGTAAAGGCAACAGGCGGCACTGATGCAGACGGAATCGGAACAGGATACACCTACAGCCCATGCACAAACGCAATCGGAACAGTAACGGTTTATGACGGCATCGACAAGGTTGACGCTTCGAGCATCAAGGACTTCACCAGCGTGGTCTATATGCACAGCGAGACCAACGTAACCGCCAACAAGACCGACTACTTCACCATCAGCGAGGACGGCGACCGCAGAGTCATCACACAGAAGCACTACACTATCACCGTTGCTGGCGGCATTGAGAATGGCAGAGTTACTGCGGGCAAGTCCGGGGCTGTCGAGGGTGATACTGTTACCCTGACTATTACGCCCGTCGATGGCTACAGCATCGGCACGGTGAGCTATAACGACACGGAAATAACCGCTAATAACGGTGTCTATTCGTTCACGATGCCTGCTGTCAGCGTAACTATATCCGTAACGTTTACGCCAATCCCCTACACAATCACGTACAACCTTGACGGCGGCAGTCTTGCAGACGGCGTGAGCAACCCCGCGAGCTACACGGTCGAGGACACACCCATAACCCTGACGAACCCCGCGAAGGACGGTTACACCTTCAAGGGCTGGACTGGTACAGACCTCACCGAAGCAACACAGACCGTAACGATTGCGCAGGGCTCGACGGGAAACCGCGCGTATTCCGCAGTGTGGGAGCAGAACGGCGGAACATCACCAGAGTCCGGCGCGCCTAAGTTCAAGTATCAGGCTCTCGTGCTCGACGGGAAGATAGCGGTCAGGTTCGCGATGGATCTATCTTCACTTGATGAGACGGTGCGTTCAGGAAGCTATATGATGTTCGACATCAGCGGCGACAGAACCTCAAACAACCGCAAGCCTTTCTATGAGACCGACAGCTTCACCGACGGGACGGGCAAATATTACTACTTCGACTGCGGAATCAAGTCCATCGAGATGGCGAACAACATCAGAGCCGAGTTCTATTACGGTGATGGTCTGGTCGTCAGCAAGGATTACACGGCGAGGCAGTACCTCAACGACATGCTCGCAGATGAGAAGTATGCAGGGAATGATGATTACAGCGTCGCAGTCCGAAACCTGATGAAGGCAATCAAGGATTACGGGCATTACGCACAGCTGATGCTCTCTGCGTACAGGGGCTGGAGTCTCGGCGGGGATTATGCTCCGATCGAGAACGAGAACACTTACGCGAGCAGTGATGTAACTCTAGTGAACAGCATTAAGTCGGCGACGGAGCAATACGCTTTCCGCAAGACTATCAGCGGCTCTGACATTGAAGAAGTAACTTTCAGCCTTGCGCTGGACTCGTACACGACCATCAATGTACTGGTGAACTCGGCCTCAGAGGTAACAGCGTCCCTCAAGAACGGAGGCGGGCTTCAGGTCGTGCCTCAGGACAATAACCGTTATCTTATCGAGCTGGACAACATACCTGCCCACGAACTCACCAAGACATTCGATGTTGTGATAAACGCCGGAAACAGCTCGTGCGAAGTGAACGTGTCGGCAATGTCGTACGTTTACGCCGTTCTGACGGACAGCACTGATTATGCGTATGAGCCGGAGCTTGCTGCTGCACTGTACAAGTATTACGAGGCGAATCAGGCCTACAGGACAGCGGCAGGGTATTCGGACTAG
- a CDS encoding PqqD family protein has protein sequence MRLRDEFLTHTSGGEAYLVPSGNVEFRGLVRGNESLGEVIELLKTDTTEAEIVKALREKYSAPDGAIELDVRKAVEVLRSVGALIEQP, from the coding sequence ATGAGGTTAAGGGATGAATTTCTGACCCACACGAGCGGCGGTGAAGCGTACTTAGTGCCGTCGGGAAACGTTGAGTTTCGGGGATTAGTGAGGGGCAATGAATCACTCGGTGAAGTCATCGAGCTCTTGAAGACTGACACGACAGAAGCGGAAATCGTTAAGGCTCTGCGTGAAAAGTACAGCGCGCCGGACGGAGCAATAGAGCTTGATGTCAGGAAAGCAGTAGAAGTTCTGCGGAGCGTGGGGGCATTAATTGAGCAGCCTTGA
- a CDS encoding S26 family signal peptidase → MSSLEQYLSEHGRVISANVGVSMLPLLREGKDLFFLEKKGAERCRAGDVVLYRRKRQYVLHRVIEVREKDYVILGDNCTAKEYGIQDGDILAVMTSFIRSGREHSVKEFAYRVYSFVWLKIAPLRIFLKRSVKGLIGR, encoded by the coding sequence TTGAGCAGCCTTGAACAATACCTGTCAGAACACGGACGCGTAATCTCCGCGAATGTCGGAGTGAGTATGCTGCCGCTTTTGCGTGAAGGGAAGGATCTATTCTTCTTAGAGAAGAAGGGGGCTGAACGCTGCAGAGCCGGTGATGTGGTTCTTTACCGCCGGAAGCGTCAGTACGTGCTTCACCGTGTAATTGAGGTTCGGGAGAAGGATTATGTTATTCTTGGCGACAACTGCACGGCGAAGGAGTACGGCATTCAGGACGGCGACATTCTGGCAGTGATGACCTCATTCATCCGCAGCGGCAGAGAACACAGCGTGAAGGAGTTTGCGTACAGGGTATATTCGTTCGTGTGGCTGAAGATTGCTCCTCTGCGGATATTCTTGAAGCGTTCAGTGAAGGGGCTGATCGGGCGATGA
- a CDS encoding nucleotidyltransferase family protein, protein MITGTAEAVIYLASCAVNGTKPDAERLAGADFGALLSFASYHMLGAVVAMGLEDAGFTGRDIRKHIAFSVRKSVCFEAANREVLAGLEEAGIWYMPLKGAVLKDYYPRFGMREMSDYDILIDTTRAHDVRRIMQSLGFRTEEFGWGTHDVYYREPLCNFEMHRELFEASFDEHLHSCYSSVKSRLIKDDGNNYGYHFTPEDFYLYITAHEYKHYSLGGTGLRSLLDVYVLLRRFEGQLDFGYVLSEAEKLGLSEFEAKNRGLALNLFGNRELTDGEQEMLEYIVQSGVHGNVEISVRNGLKKCGGGKIKYLLSRIFPSMNSTKHKIYYPALIIFRLLRALTLKRHKILLELRHLFSA, encoded by the coding sequence ATGATAACAGGCACGGCGGAGGCGGTGATATACCTCGCTTCCTGTGCGGTGAACGGTACGAAGCCGGATGCAGAGAGGCTCGCAGGAGCAGACTTCGGAGCGTTGCTGTCGTTCGCGTCGTATCACATGCTGGGTGCGGTTGTCGCGATGGGGCTCGAAGATGCAGGGTTCACGGGCAGGGACATTCGGAAGCATATAGCGTTCTCGGTGAGGAAGAGCGTATGCTTTGAGGCGGCGAACCGTGAAGTTCTTGCTGGTCTTGAGGAAGCGGGGATCTGGTACATGCCGCTGAAAGGTGCTGTGCTGAAAGATTACTATCCGCGCTTCGGAATGCGCGAGATGTCCGACTACGACATACTGATTGACACTACACGCGCCCACGACGTGAGGAGGATAATGCAGTCTCTGGGGTTCAGGACTGAGGAGTTCGGCTGGGGAACTCATGACGTGTATTACCGCGAGCCGCTCTGCAACTTCGAGATGCACAGGGAGCTGTTCGAGGCCTCGTTTGATGAGCACCTGCACTCCTGCTATTCCAGCGTGAAAAGCAGACTGATAAAGGATGACGGGAATAATTACGGCTACCATTTCACCCCTGAAGATTTCTACCTGTACATTACAGCCCACGAGTACAAGCATTATTCGCTGGGAGGTACAGGACTGCGCTCGCTGCTTGATGTTTATGTGCTCCTGAGGAGGTTCGAGGGACAGCTTGATTTCGGCTATGTATTGAGTGAGGCGGAGAAGCTGGGGCTCTCGGAGTTCGAGGCCAAGAATCGCGGGCTCGCACTGAACCTTTTCGGGAACAGGGAACTGACTGACGGGGAACAGGAGATGCTTGAATATATCGTTCAGTCAGGAGTTCACGGCAACGTAGAGATCAGCGTACGCAACGGCCTGAAGAAATGCGGCGGTGGCAAGATAAAGTACCTGCTCTCGAGAATATTTCCTTCCATGAATAGCACCAAGCACAAAATCTATTACCCTGCTCTGATAATTTTCCGCCTGCTGAGAGCATTAACCCTGAAACGGCACAAAATCCTGCTCGAGCTCCGGCATCTGTTCTCCGCGTAA
- a CDS encoding BMP family ABC transporter substrate-binding protein, translating to MRKIIFIAFFLLFAAIAGIYLIHDIQVNTDVTAKTTKVGVLINGSRYDHSYCQAHYEALEAIKDELNLEYVYLEHVPMNCYKDIVSLIRDKDCKIIIGVSFEFGIDMMKAAEKFPSIYFLHASGVNHRKNFSSFFGRMYQARYLSGIAAGMNTKTGELGYVAAFPISEVIRGINAFTLGVRSVRPDAVVHVRYCNAWQGDEVAGEVCRKLLELHPIDVVAMHTDSLQPHIEADARGIWSVGYNINNAAMFPDTYLTACIWKWEVYYRKQILNCLQGKFIGHHDLMEMDEGIVALSGLSEHADPQTKAKVQAADEKLRTLEFDVFYGPITDNANILRIDEGESMPDDEMFNRFYWYVEGVNVEE from the coding sequence ATGAGGAAAATCATCTTTATCGCGTTCTTTCTCCTTTTCGCCGCCATCGCAGGAATCTACCTGATACACGATATACAGGTGAACACTGATGTTACGGCCAAGACCACGAAAGTAGGCGTACTGATAAACGGAAGCCGCTACGACCACAGCTATTGCCAGGCACATTATGAGGCACTAGAGGCCATCAAGGACGAGCTTAACCTCGAGTACGTCTATCTGGAGCATGTGCCTATGAACTGCTATAAAGACATTGTCAGCCTCATACGCGACAAGGACTGCAAGATTATTATCGGTGTATCGTTCGAGTTCGGCATTGACATGATGAAGGCGGCGGAAAAGTTCCCAAGCATTTACTTTCTCCACGCGTCAGGAGTAAATCACCGTAAAAATTTCTCCTCATTCTTCGGCAGAATGTATCAGGCACGTTATCTTTCTGGCATCGCTGCGGGCATGAACACCAAAACAGGAGAACTCGGCTACGTTGCGGCGTTCCCCATCTCGGAGGTCATCAGGGGCATCAACGCCTTCACTCTCGGAGTCAGGAGCGTACGGCCGGACGCTGTCGTTCATGTGCGTTACTGCAACGCGTGGCAGGGGGACGAAGTAGCCGGAGAAGTCTGCCGCAAACTGCTGGAGCTTCATCCCATTGACGTTGTGGCAATGCACACAGATTCACTACAGCCACACATAGAAGCCGACGCTAGAGGGATATGGTCTGTCGGCTACAACATCAACAACGCCGCTATGTTCCCGGATACCTATCTGACCGCCTGCATCTGGAAGTGGGAAGTGTATTACCGCAAGCAGATACTTAACTGCCTGCAGGGGAAATTCATCGGGCATCATGATTTGATGGAGATGGATGAAGGCATTGTTGCTCTCTCGGGATTGTCCGAACATGCAGACCCGCAGACGAAAGCCAAAGTCCAGGCCGCAGACGAAAAGCTCCGTACTCTGGAATTTGACGTGTTCTACGGCCCGATTACGGACAACGCGAACATTCTGCGCATCGATGAAGGAGAATCCATGCCCGACGACGAGATGTTCAACCGCTTTTACTGGTATGTGGAGGGCGTGAATGTTGAAGAGTAG
- a CDS encoding BMP family ABC transporter substrate-binding protein, translated as MLKSRKWAVHDLPLLLAGIICVVLVVVIQSFQLPETGRRIVVGCVLVGDRDDKGWNESHCIGLLNACRTYDCGFMAWERVAESEPTVSAAVRELVNNGANVIFLTSFGYGQYMDEIARKYPRVAFFGISGEGAAKNSTTYFARLYQARYIAGIIAGAESRTGILGYVTSAPNPQVNRSINAYAMGMRLANPKARLIVRFTGSWENKAAERESVVLLAEKGADVITYHEDRPYAVQEAEKLGLMSIGYDAVYEKYSDKFLTAALYNWKVLYEKVLGDYTSGRSNFSSSYWLGFEEDAVALYPFSPRVSEKAASLASAGKERIMNYSSVFSGVIYDNQGMLRCNKDERISDHELFTGMEWFVEGVEIYD; from the coding sequence ATGTTGAAGAGTAGGAAATGGGCGGTGCATGACCTGCCTCTGCTGCTTGCGGGGATTATCTGCGTTGTGCTGGTCGTCGTGATTCAGAGCTTCCAGCTGCCGGAGACGGGACGGCGTATTGTCGTAGGCTGTGTCCTTGTAGGCGATAGAGACGACAAGGGCTGGAACGAGAGCCACTGCATCGGTCTGCTGAATGCCTGCCGCACTTACGACTGCGGCTTTATGGCGTGGGAACGTGTTGCTGAGAGCGAGCCCACTGTGTCCGCCGCTGTCAGGGAGCTCGTGAATAACGGTGCTAACGTAATCTTTCTGACAAGTTTCGGCTACGGCCAGTACATGGACGAGATTGCACGGAAATATCCGCGTGTAGCATTCTTCGGGATTTCCGGCGAAGGTGCGGCCAAGAACTCGACAACGTATTTTGCACGGCTGTATCAGGCACGGTATATCGCAGGTATAATCGCCGGAGCAGAAAGCAGGACAGGCATTCTCGGCTACGTTACTTCCGCGCCGAACCCTCAGGTGAACCGCAGCATCAACGCCTACGCTATGGGTATGCGCCTCGCTAATCCGAAGGCACGGCTCATCGTCCGATTCACAGGAAGCTGGGAGAACAAAGCGGCTGAACGTGAAAGCGTAGTCCTGCTCGCGGAGAAGGGAGCTGATGTCATAACCTACCATGAGGACAGACCCTACGCCGTGCAAGAAGCCGAGAAGCTCGGGCTTATGAGCATAGGCTATGATGCTGTGTACGAGAAATATTCTGATAAGTTCCTGACAGCCGCATTGTACAACTGGAAGGTTCTCTACGAGAAAGTGCTCGGGGATTACACCAGCGGAAGGTCTAACTTCTCCAGCAGCTACTGGCTCGGCTTCGAGGAAGATGCTGTAGCCCTGTATCCGTTCTCGCCGCGAGTGTCAGAGAAAGCCGCGTCTCTGGCTTCTGCGGGGAAAGAAAGAATCATGAATTACAGCAGCGTCTTTTCCGGCGTAATTTACGACAATCAGGGGATGCTTCGCTGCAACAAGGACGAACGAATCAGCGACCATGAACTTTTTACGGGTATGGAGTGGTTCGTAGAAGGAGTAGAGATTTATGACTAA
- a CDS encoding response regulator, with protein sequence MTKRISMLVISKGSVLVTAVFGVLLLFVGVMFNVRMDELLTAYTENQTERQAETLAEKAAETLGTELKTLAYVASKIEANPAAIRLLMPLLFNEKGVRQGLLAIDGHAVYGDALSLRTYSGIKTAFRGTSAITFAREAGLLFTCPVFHGKNVKYVLYRLYPLKSIAERFSITCYDDIGKILIVTRDGDIVVPFAENASKDVAFMQSNEVKGFYRSMHREMEVSVAAARSFRTIRGEMLLFEAEIPGTDYILMGFVPKMKASEGIENITLLVVWVFGLLMLLVALGCMYLVRVRVQIQESEELREAKAAAEYASQAKSVFLSNMSHEIRTPINAVLGMNEMILRESEERNILEYSENIRTAGTTLLGLINDILDFSKIEAGKMDIIPVTYDLSSVINDLVNMIQARADKKGLLLKLDFDGNIPKMLHGDEVRIKQVVTNILTNAVKYTEKGSVTFRIGYEADGSDGVFLDFAVIDTGIGIKPEDMAKLFSEFERIEEKRNRSIEGTGLGMNITKRLLEMMGTSLKVESVYGKGSTFSFRLRQGVIKWDALGDYEAAHRASLLSMKKYKERFTAPDARVLVVDDTPMNLTVFKGLLKKTLIRIDTADSGMQALSLAGEKKYDVIFVDHMMPNMDGIETLQRLRADTAGLNFTTPAICLTANAISGAREEYLAAGFDDYLSKPIDAVKLEDMLTRYLPPEKILAPSDAEPAHNTSLPEWLYGIEELDVRAGLKHCGDEEAYLDTLKIYGSYSAAGADEIAGFWTSRDIANTTVKVHALKSTSRAIGAEDLGALAEKLEFAGKAGDAAVLDADLAGLLERYRALGAALSPLYAPAKNAQDEAELPPVPEDELRKAYNSVRECAENLDVDGALSALDCLKGFRLPESEKQRVEQLRSAVDEFDWDSVNEILGGIHDNGEETDSARG encoded by the coding sequence ATGACTAAGCGAATATCCATGCTCGTGATTAGCAAAGGCTCTGTCTTGGTGACGGCGGTCTTCGGAGTACTGCTGCTTTTCGTGGGAGTGATGTTCAATGTGCGAATGGACGAGCTCCTGACAGCCTACACCGAGAACCAGACAGAACGTCAGGCGGAAACCCTCGCGGAGAAGGCCGCAGAAACTCTCGGGACTGAGCTTAAGACGCTCGCCTATGTTGCCTCAAAGATTGAAGCCAACCCCGCAGCAATCCGCCTGCTGATGCCTCTGCTCTTCAACGAAAAAGGAGTACGGCAGGGACTTCTGGCCATCGACGGTCATGCAGTGTACGGGGACGCGCTTTCCCTGCGGACATATAGCGGCATAAAGACGGCGTTTCGCGGCACAAGTGCCATCACTTTCGCCAGAGAGGCAGGACTCCTCTTTACCTGCCCGGTATTTCACGGCAAGAACGTCAAGTACGTCCTCTATCGGCTGTACCCGCTTAAGTCTATTGCTGAACGTTTCTCCATAACTTGCTATGACGACATCGGAAAGATTCTGATTGTTACGCGGGACGGTGATATAGTCGTTCCGTTCGCGGAAAATGCCTCTAAGGATGTAGCCTTCATGCAGAGCAATGAAGTCAAGGGCTTCTACCGCTCCATGCATAGGGAAATGGAAGTATCGGTGGCGGCCGCACGTTCCTTCAGGACGATACGCGGGGAAATGCTGCTGTTCGAGGCGGAAATTCCCGGCACGGACTATATACTGATGGGGTTCGTACCCAAGATGAAAGCCTCTGAGGGCATCGAGAATATCACGCTCTTAGTGGTGTGGGTGTTCGGACTGCTTATGCTGCTGGTTGCTTTGGGGTGTATGTATCTGGTTCGCGTTCGTGTGCAGATTCAGGAGAGCGAAGAACTGAGGGAGGCGAAGGCGGCGGCAGAGTATGCGTCTCAGGCAAAGAGCGTGTTCCTGTCCAACATGTCGCACGAGATTCGTACGCCGATTAATGCGGTGCTCGGCATGAATGAGATGATTCTGCGTGAGAGTGAAGAACGTAACATTCTCGAGTACTCCGAGAACATTCGCACGGCAGGTACTACGTTGCTGGGGCTCATCAATGACATCCTCGACTTCAGCAAGATCGAGGCCGGCAAGATGGACATTATCCCCGTAACTTATGACCTGTCCTCCGTCATCAATGACCTCGTCAACATGATACAGGCACGCGCAGACAAGAAGGGGCTTCTGCTAAAGCTCGACTTTGACGGCAATATCCCGAAGATGCTTCACGGCGACGAGGTACGAATCAAGCAGGTTGTTACGAACATCCTCACCAACGCCGTAAAATACACCGAGAAAGGCAGCGTAACTTTCCGAATCGGCTATGAAGCTGACGGTTCAGACGGCGTGTTTCTGGACTTCGCTGTGATTGATACGGGAATAGGGATAAAGCCTGAAGACATGGCCAAGCTGTTCTCAGAGTTCGAGCGCATCGAGGAGAAACGCAACCGCAGCATTGAGGGCACGGGCTTAGGGATGAACATCACCAAACGGCTGCTCGAGATGATGGGTACGTCGCTGAAGGTTGAGAGCGTTTACGGCAAGGGTTCAACGTTCTCGTTCCGGCTTCGGCAGGGGGTCATAAAGTGGGACGCGCTGGGAGATTACGAGGCGGCTCACAGAGCTTCTCTGCTCTCGATGAAGAAGTATAAGGAGAGGTTCACTGCTCCTGACGCACGCGTCCTTGTTGTTGACGATACGCCGATGAACCTGACGGTGTTCAAGGGGCTGCTCAAGAAGACGCTCATAAGGATTGACACGGCCGACAGCGGGATGCAGGCCCTCTCGCTCGCGGGGGAGAAGAAGTACGATGTTATCTTTGTCGACCACATGATGCCCAACATGGACGGCATAGAGACGCTCCAAAGGTTACGGGCTGATACTGCAGGGCTGAACTTCACGACACCCGCTATATGCCTGACAGCCAACGCAATTTCCGGTGCGCGTGAAGAGTATCTCGCCGCAGGGTTCGACGACTACCTGAGCAAGCCCATTGATGCCGTGAAACTCGAGGACATGCTGACGCGATACCTTCCGCCGGAGAAAATTCTTGCCCCTAGCGACGCTGAGCCCGCACATAACACCTCTCTTCCCGAGTGGTTGTACGGCATTGAGGAGCTGGATGTTAGGGCAGGGCTGAAACACTGCGGCGACGAGGAAGCATATCTCGATACCCTCAAAATCTATGGTAGCTACTCAGCGGCAGGAGCGGACGAGATTGCGGGGTTCTGGACTTCACGGGACATCGCCAACACTACGGTGAAGGTTCACGCCCTCAAGAGTACTTCACGTGCTATCGGTGCGGAGGATCTGGGGGCTCTGGCGGAGAAGCTCGAGTTTGCCGGCAAGGCTGGTGATGCGGCTGTGCTTGACGCGGACTTGGCCGGACTGCTCGAACGTTACAGGGCTTTAGGGGCGGCGTTGTCCCCGCTGTACGCTCCCGCGAAAAATGCTCAGGATGAAGCGGAGCTTCCGCCGGTCCCTGAAGACGAACTGCGCAAAGCATATAATTCTGTCCGTGAGTGCGCGGAAAATCTTGACGTTGACGGCGCGCTCTCTGCGCTGGACTGCCTGAAGGGGTTTCGACTGCCTGAGAGCGAGAAGCAACGGGTTGAACAGCTCCGCAGTGCGGTAGACGAGTTCGACTGGGACAGCGTAAACGAAATTTTAGGAGGTATTCATGACAATGGAGAAGAAACAGATTCTGCTCGTGGATGA
- a CDS encoding response regulator — protein MEKKQILLVDDDVTFLKMMQTWLSADYRVAAARTGMQALKYLAEHSADLILLDYEMPLMDGPKILEALRSKPGTASIPVIFLTGKSDPESVRNVMSLKPASYLLKSKNKEEILESLSSFFINH, from the coding sequence ATGGAGAAGAAACAGATTCTGCTCGTGGATGATGATGTTACGTTCCTGAAGATGATGCAGACTTGGCTGTCGGCAGATTACCGCGTCGCCGCCGCTCGTACAGGCATGCAGGCTCTAAAGTATCTGGCTGAACATTCGGCTGACCTCATCCTTCTGGATTACGAGATGCCGCTTATGGACGGCCCGAAAATCCTTGAAGCACTACGCAGCAAGCCGGGAACCGCGAGCATTCCCGTTATCTTCCTGACTGGCAAGAGCGATCCTGAGAGCGTCAGGAACGTCATGAGCCTGAAACCCGCAAGTTACCTCCTGAAGTCCAAGAACAAAGAAGAGATACTGGAATCGCTGAGCAGTTTCTTCATCAATCACTAG
- a CDS encoding flippase-like domain-containing protein produces the protein MSLRKGLVIFILLAFGMSALIIFRSVDHHTIRSLLHASKPKLLLALLVVFAAWLCDAGRFCALARAAHEHVSMPLGIALTWLNYFGSAVTPMQSGGGPFQVYALYKKGIPVGKGIAITLIRTMLTILILTLAVPIALLLDPEILTGSPFLKGLVSYVFIVILATWAFVAFTILKPEFIRKLARVLVLWLRRFNILHSNKKVIRIFQWMDKEIDNYILNFRIAFHSGKRWLAVGVVLSVLHLLALFTVLPVLMSAVGLSFRYSQTIAVQAVFMFILYFVPTPGASGVAEGGGALLYSVLMPENMAGVMAIICRFFTDYISIFMGVVVVIRMLGWGVSENLHKGASVEDA, from the coding sequence TTGTCTCTCAGAAAAGGCCTCGTAATCTTCATACTCCTCGCTTTCGGGATGAGCGCGCTGATAATCTTCCGAAGCGTTGACCATCATACAATACGCTCGCTTCTTCACGCCAGCAAACCCAAGCTCCTGCTGGCACTCCTTGTAGTGTTCGCGGCCTGGCTCTGCGACGCGGGGAGATTCTGCGCCCTCGCACGTGCCGCACATGAACACGTCTCCATGCCTCTGGGAATAGCTCTCACTTGGCTGAACTACTTCGGCAGTGCAGTAACCCCCATGCAGTCCGGCGGCGGCCCCTTCCAGGTCTACGCTCTCTACAAGAAGGGCATCCCCGTCGGCAAAGGCATAGCAATCACGTTAATCCGCACGATGCTCACGATATTAATCCTCACCCTCGCAGTCCCGATAGCATTGCTGCTTGACCCCGAGATACTCACGGGAAGTCCCTTCCTCAAGGGCTTGGTGTCCTACGTGTTCATCGTGATACTCGCGACGTGGGCGTTCGTTGCGTTCACGATACTGAAGCCGGAGTTTATCCGCAAGCTCGCGCGGGTGCTGGTTCTGTGGCTTCGACGCTTCAACATCCTGCACTCCAACAAGAAAGTGATAAGGATATTCCAGTGGATGGACAAGGAGATCGACAACTACATCCTGAACTTCAGGATAGCGTTCCATTCCGGCAAAAGATGGCTGGCTGTAGGAGTTGTGCTCTCGGTGCTTCACCTGCTCGCGCTGTTCACCGTCCTTCCTGTGCTGATGAGTGCTGTCGGCCTGTCTTTCAGGTACTCGCAGACTATCGCGGTTCAGGCAGTGTTCATGTTCATCCTGTACTTCGTGCCGACACCTGGAGCGAGCGGGGTTGCTGAGGGCGGAGGTGCTCTGCTATACAGCGTACTGATGCCGGAGAACATGGCGGGAGTCATGGCGATAATCTGCCGCTTCTTCACCGACTACATATCTATCTTCATGGGAGTTGTGGTAGTCATCCGTATGCTGGGCTGGGGAGTAAGCGAGAATCTTCACAAAGGAGCGTCGGTCGAGGATGCGTGA